The sequence TCCCCGTCCGCTGGAAAACGACCTCGCGCAATTGAAAGCGGTAGGCTGCGATTGGGTGTTTGTGCCGTCGGTAGAAGAAATGTATCCGATCGGTTCTGCCACCCGAGTTGATCCCGGTCACGTTGGGACGATTTTGGAAGGTACCTTTCGACCAGGTCACTTTACCGGTGTTGCAACAGTAGTGATACGACTCTTCGAGCTTATTCAGCCTGACGTTGCAGTCTTTGGACAGAAGGATGCCCAACAATGTGTGGTTATTCAAAGTGTTGTTCGTGACTTGGGAAACCCAGTCAAGATTGTGATTGGAAATACACTACGTGAAAAGGATGGACTTGCGTATTCTTCACGCAACCAGTATCTTTCGCCTGAGCATAGAATGCGAGCAAAAGGACTGTTTTTGTCCTTACGCGAAGGATTGAAAGTAGTTGCATCAACCGCCCGTTTTCCGGTTGGTGTACAAACTATGTATAAAACGATGCTTCAGTTCCAACCAACATCCATCGACTATTTAACTTTTGTCGATGGTACAACATTTGGGAAATCGCATTCTTTGGTAACTTGTCGTGCAGTGGGTGCCGTTCGTTTTGGCAATACCCGTCTGATTGATAATTTGTCACTAACTGATGTTGCGTCAGAGCTATGATTTTAAAAAGACCGTTACGTACAATTATCTTGGCAGCCGGCGAAGGCAAACGTATGAATTCGCCGCTACCGAAAGTACTTCATCCCATGTTAAACCGTCCCCTAATCCGTTGGGTGTGGGATACTGCTTTACAGTCAGGCTCAGAACGAATTGTAATAGTAGTTGGACATGGTAGACCTTTAGTAATGCAAGAAATGTCTTCGACCGATGCAGTTTTTGCAGTGCAATGGCAACAGCGAGGTACCGGCGATGCCGTTCAATCGGCAAAACGTGCGGTACATCACAGATACTCCGGTGATATACTTATCCTATCTGGAGACGTACCACTATTAACATCGAAGACAATTTCCTTGTTGAAGTACACCCATGAACGATCCAATGCGGTAGCGACAGTCTTGACGTTTCGCGCACCGCAGCCAGGTTCCTACGGGAGAATCATTCGTGACCGGAACCGAAAGATCAAGAAGATCGTTGAAGCTAAAGATGCCACACTGGAAGAACTGAGTGTCGATGAAGTGAACAGTGGCATCTACGTTTTTCAAGCAAAATGGCTTTGGCCGGAATTGGCGCGGCTCAAGCCGGAAAATGCACAAGGCGAGTATTACTTAACCGATGTAGTGAAGTCTGCAGTCGATCAAGGTTTACTGGTTGAAACAGTCGAAACGTCAGACCCAATCGAAGTCGAGGGGGTTAACACGATCGAGCAGCTTCATAGATTAGAGGCAATCGCATTAGAGCGGATGCACAAACGGGACGCGTAATGAGCCACAAAGCGGCAATTTTCTTGGCAGCGATTTTGATTCTCACTACCCCGGTCTGGGCGCAGTATAAGAATAAGTCGCAAAGCTTATGGGGTGGGACTTTCCAACCACCGTCGCTTGGTTTTTCGACATCGATGAAGGGTTTGATCGATCCTTCCAAACTCCACATGTCTCATCACTTCAGTTCAGGATACAGCAGCGGCGGTGGAGCAAGCGCACTTTCTGCAATGTACATGAATACAATGACTTACCAAGTGAATCCGAAATACCAGTGGGTAGTTGCCTTAGGTTATGCTGGTATGCGATCCAACTCGAGTCAGTTCGGTTTGAACAACAGTAGTGTTCCAGTTGGTGGTATTGGTTTCAATTGGATGCCAAAAGAAAATGTCTTGATTAGCGCCAGTTTTTCGCAAAATACGATGTTCAACTCATGGAGAACCAGTTACCGCTCCTACGATTGGGATCGGGAAAACCCGTGGTCGGTGGACGGCTTCGAGAAGTAAGTTGAATATTATTTCCTGACTCACGGGCGCTGGAGCAGCGCTCGTTTTTTATTGATACGTCTTACTACCGTTTGCAGGAATAGCGAAGGGCTATTGCATACGTTATATTGATGCGGTTTGGTTTCATCCCTATTCATTGATATTCGCTGGAGGCGTGTGACTTCTCTACAGTTTTCTCGCAAAATCGCTGCACTGCTCGATGAGAAACAGGCAACCGATATCTCGATAATCGATCTACGCAAGGTTCCGCAAGCTGCGGAATTTTTTGTGATTGCAACCGGTATGGTTGATCAGCATGTCCGTACCTTAGCCGACTACGTCGAAGATGAACTACGTTCCGGCAAGTTGAACCGGAAACCCCGTTCCCGCGAAGGGAAAGGGAATCTCTCCTGGGTCATCGTCGATTATGGTGACGTCGTAGTTCATATCTTCCGACCGGAGACTCGGAAGTATTACCAACTCGATAAACTTTGGGGGGATGTACCCCGCATTTCGGTAACCCCTGCCAGTCGTAAGAAAGTTTCTACTGAAGATGACGAATGATTTTCGAGCGGCGCTCCGCACACTATTAGACGCTGCCGCTGCCAGTTTAGCGATGAATCCGGAATCGGCTTCGGTCGAAGTAACTCGCGACGAAAAATTTGGCGACTTGACGACTAACGCTGCCATGGTGTGGGCGAAACCGTTAGGGAAGAATCCTCGTGTCCTTGCGCAAGAGATTATCGAACAATGGCAGTTTCCGAATGTAATCTTTGAGCGTGCTGAAATCGCAGGTCCCGGTTTTATAAACCTTCGCTTAACAAAGCAAGCGTTTGCCGGGATGATGGCTTCCATTCTTGATGAGAAAACTTCAATCAAGTATGGTCATCGCGAGCCGGGTCATCATACGAAAAAGTGGATTGTGGAATTTGTGTCGGCGAATCCGACCGGCCCCTTGAATGTGGTATCGGCGCGGGCGGCAGCTATCGGCGATTCGCTTGCCCGTATTCTCGATTCACAAGGGCATGAAGCTCATCGAGAATTTTACGTTAACGACGCCGGCAGGCAAGTACGATTGTTCGGAGCCTCGGTTTTAGCGCGGATGAAACAACTGCAAGGCGAGGACGTTTCGTTACCAGAGGAAGGATACCAAGGAGAGTATGTAACGCAAATCGCCCGCGAGGCGATAGCGGAGAAAATCCCTGTATCCGATCCGGAAACGCTGTCGCGCTGGTCAATTGAGCGAATGATACAACACCATCAAGCGACGATGGCAATGTATCGGGTCGAGTATCAGAAGTGGTTTCACGAGTCAGTACTACACAAGAAAAACGAAGTCAACGAAGTATTGGCGAAACTTGAAGCCGATGGATTTGTCTACGAGCAAGATGGGGCAAAGTTCCTGCGGACAACGGTTGACGGAATTGACGACAAGGACCGGGTCGTCGTCACGTCGCAAGGGAATCCGACCTACATCATGGCGGATTTGGCGTACCACCTCGATAAATATCGTCGGGGATTCGACCGCTCGATCAATTACCTTGGACCGGATCATCACGGCACGATTGCGCGATTGATGGTTGGTCTCAAAATGCTGGGCGTTCCCGACGGTTGGCACGAAATCAAACTGCTCCAGCAGGTGAATCTGTTACGCAATGGCGAAGTCGTCAAGATGTCGAAACGGGCGGGTGAAATTGTTACGCTTGACGATTTATTAGAGGAATTAGGGAATAACGAAACTGCCATTGATGTTGCACGATTCTTTTTCTTGCAACGCAAAGTTTCGACCCCGTTGGACTTCGATCTTTCATTAGCAGTAAAGCAGAGTGACGAGAATCCGGCGTTTTATGTCCAATATGCCCATGCCCGGATTTGCTCGATCCTCCGTCAAGAGGCGTTGCAGGAGGCGATATTACAGCCTTGGCAAGGAGAATCTATTGCATTACTACAAGAGCCGGAAACCCGCACAGTACTTCGAAAAGCGTTAGAGTATCCGTTGGTGTTGGAGCGGTGCATTGTCGCGCTTGATCCGAATGCTTTGACAACCTATCTAACCGAATTAGCTGCGGTGTTTCATAAGTTTTATCATCATCACCGGGTGATGGGACAGGAGAAAGAGCTGACCATCGCACGGGTTAAGCTGTTGCAAGCGGTCAAGAATATCCTTGCCGATGGATTAGGATTGTTGGGGATCACAGCTCCGGAACAGATGTAACTTGGGTGTATGTTAATCTCCTAATGCTTGCGGGCGGCTGCCAGCCGCCCCTACGATTGTCGGGCTGAGTCTTACGTAGTACGGAAGAGAGAATTGGAAGAAGTTATGGAATCAATTTTAGTGGTCGGATCGGCAGCGTTGGATACTATCGAAGCACCGACGGGAAAAGCGGAAGATTGTGTTGGCGGCTCGGCATTATACTTTTCGGCTG comes from bacterium and encodes:
- the panC gene encoding pantoate--beta-alanine ligase, producing MHIFHTSRELREYLRDRREEPIGFVPTMGALHVGHVSLVKLAFEHAENVGVSIFVNPTQFLPGEDYTKYPRPLENDLAQLKAVGCDWVFVPSVEEMYPIGSATRVDPGHVGTILEGTFRPGHFTGVATVVIRLFELIQPDVAVFGQKDAQQCVVIQSVVRDLGNPVKIVIGNTLREKDGLAYSSRNQYLSPEHRMRAKGLFLSLREGLKVVASTARFPVGVQTMYKTMLQFQPTSIDYLTFVDGTTFGKSHSLVTCRAVGAVRFGNTRLIDNLSLTDVASEL
- a CDS encoding NTP transferase domain-containing protein codes for the protein MILKRPLRTIILAAGEGKRMNSPLPKVLHPMLNRPLIRWVWDTALQSGSERIVIVVGHGRPLVMQEMSSTDAVFAVQWQQRGTGDAVQSAKRAVHHRYSGDILILSGDVPLLTSKTISLLKYTHERSNAVATVLTFRAPQPGSYGRIIRDRNRKIKKIVEAKDATLEELSVDEVNSGIYVFQAKWLWPELARLKPENAQGEYYLTDVVKSAVDQGLLVETVETSDPIEVEGVNTIEQLHRLEAIALERMHKRDA
- the rsfS gene encoding ribosome silencing factor: MTSLQFSRKIAALLDEKQATDISIIDLRKVPQAAEFFVIATGMVDQHVRTLADYVEDELRSGKLNRKPRSREGKGNLSWVIVDYGDVVVHIFRPETRKYYQLDKLWGDVPRISVTPASRKKVSTEDDE
- the argS gene encoding arginine--tRNA ligase; amino-acid sequence: MTNDFRAALRTLLDAAAASLAMNPESASVEVTRDEKFGDLTTNAAMVWAKPLGKNPRVLAQEIIEQWQFPNVIFERAEIAGPGFINLRLTKQAFAGMMASILDEKTSIKYGHREPGHHTKKWIVEFVSANPTGPLNVVSARAAAIGDSLARILDSQGHEAHREFYVNDAGRQVRLFGASVLARMKQLQGEDVSLPEEGYQGEYVTQIAREAIAEKIPVSDPETLSRWSIERMIQHHQATMAMYRVEYQKWFHESVLHKKNEVNEVLAKLEADGFVYEQDGAKFLRTTVDGIDDKDRVVVTSQGNPTYIMADLAYHLDKYRRGFDRSINYLGPDHHGTIARLMVGLKMLGVPDGWHEIKLLQQVNLLRNGEVVKMSKRAGEIVTLDDLLEELGNNETAIDVARFFFLQRKVSTPLDFDLSLAVKQSDENPAFYVQYAHARICSILRQEALQEAILQPWQGESIALLQEPETRTVLRKALEYPLVLERCIVALDPNALTTYLTELAAVFHKFYHHHRVMGQEKELTIARVKLLQAVKNILADGLGLLGITAPEQM